In Hypomesus transpacificus isolate Combined female chromosome 25, fHypTra1, whole genome shotgun sequence, one DNA window encodes the following:
- the LOC124486960 gene encoding serine/threonine-protein phosphatase PP1-beta catalytic subunit has product MAEGELDVDSLISRLLEVRGCRPGKIVQMTEAEVRGLCIKSREIFLSQPILLELEAPLKICGDIHGQYTDLLRLFEYGGFPPEANYLFLGDYVDRGKQSLETICLLLAYKIKYPENFFLLRGNHECASINRIYGFYDECKRRFNIKLWKTFTDCFNCLPIAAIVDEKIFCCHGGLSPDLQSMEQIRRIMRPTDVPDTGLLCDLLWSDPDKDVQGWGENDRGVSFTFGADVVSKFLNRHDLDLICRAHQVVEDGYEFFAKRQLVTLFSAPNYCGEFDNAGGMMSVDETLMCSFQILKPSEKKAKYQYGGMNAGRPITPPRTAVPPKKR; this is encoded by the exons tgcGAGGATGTCGTCCTGGGAAGATCGTCCAGATGACGGAGGCGGAGGTGCGCGGGCTCTGCATCAAGTCCCGGGAGATCTTCCTCAGCCAGCCAATCCTCTTGGAGCTGGAGGCTCCCCTCAAAATCTGTG gtgacaTCCATGGCCAGTACACAGACCTGCTGAGGCTGTTTGAGTACGGAGGCTTCCCCCCGGAGGCTAACTACCTGTTCCTGGGGGACTACGTGGACCGGGGGAAGCAGTCCCTGGAAACCATCTGTCTCCTGCTGGCCTACAAGATCAAATACCCCGAGAACTTCTTCCTGCTGAGGGGGAACCACGAGTGTGCCTCCATCAACCGCATCTACGGCTTCTACGACGAGT GTAAGCGCAGGTTTAACATCAAGCTATGGAAGACATTCACTGACTGCTTCAACTGCCTCCCCATCGCCGCCATAGTCGACGAGAAGATATTCTGTTGCCACGGAG GTCTCTCTCCAGACCTGCAATCTATGGAACAGATCCGTCGTATTATGAGACCTACAGACGTCCCTGACACGG ggttgCTGTGCGACCTGCTGTGGTCGGACCCAGACAAGGATGtccagggctggggggagaatgACCGTGGGGTTTCCTTCACGTTCGGGGCTGATGTGGTCAGCAAGTTCCTCAACCGGCACGACCTGGACCTCATCTGCAGAGCCCACCAG GTGGTGGAGGATGGTTATGAGTTCTTTGCCAAGCGCCAGCTGGTGACACTGTTCTCTGCCCCTAACTACTGTGGCGAGTTCGACAACGCCGGGGGCATGATGAGTGTTGACGAGACGCTGATGTGCAGCTTCCAG ATCCTGAAGCCGTCTGAGAAGAAGGCGAAATACCAGTACGGAGGCATGAACGCTGGCCGGCCCATCACCCCGCCCCGCACAGCCGTCCCCCCAAAGAAACGATGA